The stretch of DNA tgtccattttCGTCTCTTGTTCAATGAAATTTATATGTCCGAAATTGATCCTTTATTCGTCGATATTTGGTTGAAGTTTAGTGGAAGCGTAAACTCATTAATCTTATGATAGCTCAATGCATTTGTATATGTTACAGCCACTTACTTCTCCATATAATCTTCTCCCCGGCTATGGTTTTCTCATATGCATGAAGTTTAGTTGCGTAGTTTTCTGCCTTTCAGTTGCATGCCTTTTTCACATATTGTGTTTTTGTTTGAGTACAGGTATGCCAGGAATGACAGCTTATTCTGGTTTCTTTGAAGTAGGCTCTCCTAAGAAAGGAGAGTCTGTCTTTGTTTCAGCAGCCTCTGGTGCAGTCGGCCAACTTGTTGGGCAATTCGCCAAATTGCATGGTTGCTATGTCGTTGGAAGTGCTGGAAGTAAAGAGAAGGTATTTTATTGTTGTTATATGTGCCATGAATATTCTGCTGTTTAAAGTTCTACTGCTTTGAACTTTGTAGCACCCACACTTCTGCTCGAAGGCGTGTAGGTGTCCAACAGGACACATGTGATTACACTTAATTggttcattttctcaaattattaccatTGTCGATGCATCAGTGTTGTGTcgtatgtttgtgtttgtgtcaTGCTTCATAGATTTTAAATTGCCCTCATTACAATAACAACAATCATGGTCTTTGCTCACTATTATAATTACAAAAATACTGTAAAATAACAACAATCATGGTCGTAGCTTAATTATTGACCAGCAAAAATACTGTATTCTTTTACTTAAATGTGTCTCTATGGCTTATGCGACCAGGTGGACCTGTTGAAGAATAAATTTGGATACGATGAAGCTATTAACTACAAAGAAGAGCAAGACCTTGATGCAGCATTGAAAAGGTTAGTTTACAACAGTTTTGCACTGGAGAAATTTTAGTTCAATATGTTTGTTGACGTAAAAAGTATAGTTACTGCGTTTGTAGTAACACGAAATCCACTATTTATGTAAATCAGGCACTTTCCAGAAGGCATTGACATTTACTTTGAGAATGTTGGAGGCAAGACACTTGATGCTGTACTCCTGAATATGAAAATCCACGGTCGCATACCTGTGTGTGGAATGATTTCACAGTATAATCTTACGCAACATGAAGGTGTCACAAATTTGGCGCATCTCATATATAAACGGATCCGTATGCAAGGTTTTGTAGTAGTTGATTACTATCACCTATATGCAAAATTCTTGGAGTTTGTCTTGCCTCATATCAGAGAAGGGAAGGTTGTGTATGTGGAAGACATAGCTGAGGGACTTGAGAAAGGCCCTGCAGCATTGGTCGGCATCTTTAAGGGTCAGAATGTTGGCAAACAAGTGCTTGTTATTGCTCGTGAATGAATGGCTGATGctttcatttgatttattttttgtgttgaaTAACAAGCCCTCTTTGTATGGCCTTCTTCATAATCTTTCTCTACTGTAGTGTTGTTTTTAATTGTCTGTTTCAGTGACATCTTATGATAATTAAAGCTATTATATGCTTCTTTGTTACTTCTAGTAGTATAATTTAAGCCAGTTTTCTTCGTTACTTCATATAGTCTCAccgttaataataataacttccATCAAGTTTCTGTTAAAATTTATGTAGTGCTGAGTGctgacacttcagattgaagatATGTATGTTGTCTAATATGTCTGACACTAACACCACATCAATACATGTAACTAAAATAACTAAGATAATGTGATGAGTTTTATAACTGTGACGGTTTGTCTAGTAGCATCATCATTCTAGTGACTAGCCCTTGTTTGTTCAGTGTTGCGTGGAAAGGGAAACACAAATGTGTACCCCTACTGTATAATGGTGTCCAAATGAAAGAAGAATGATACTATGTTTGGAACTGCGGTCGGAGGCCTTTTAGACGTGCATCTTTTCGAAGAAACAAATGCTAGCTTCTCGTTTTCACGTCAAAAGACCTTGTAGACGTGTGGCTGTGGTCAAAAGAAGTTGTACCAAACACGCTATAAGGATAGCACCATAGTGTTTCTATCAATTGAACTAATGTTGGGTTTAATATAAGGTTAGACCTATTATGGATCTATTGTAGGTAATCTTACCGGATGTTCTAGATTCGAATCTAGTCTTGAAAATGAAGCAATGTTAAATCTCTTGAGAGAATATTTTACCAACAGATGCGTGTAGAAAATGTCCGATTGacgaaaagaaaagaaaaaaatagtactaCTTTTCCGTCAAAAAAAGACACCACTTAAGACTGCATCTAAATTCAAAACTATTAATTAAATGAGACTCTAATTTAAactaatcaaataataatataagtgaATAAAGTGCTTTGAGATATTAGGGTGTTGCTACTTGCTaccattcattcattccacttTATATCCCACGTTTATAATTTAACTTAACTTATCCTTCATTTTCATCACTATTTCTGTTGTAGTAAACTGAATGAACTAAAAAACAATTCCAAACATGGCACAACAAGTGAGGAACAAGCAAGTGATTCTGAGGGACTATGTGTCTGGTTTTCCAAAAGAATCAGACATGATCATTGTTGACAATACCATAACTCTCAAGCTTCCAGAAGGTTCCAATGATGTTCTGCTAAAAAATCTCTACTTGTCTTGTGATCCATACATGAGAAATCTCATGAACAAACCACAAGGGATTCCTAATCCTCTTTCATATAGCCCTCAATCTGTAAGTTAATGATTTTGTGAATAACCCTTTTGAGTATATGTCAAATTTGATCCTTAAAGTGCTTTTTTTATATGTAAGTTTAGTCTCTGAATGGATCAAATCAACTTGTTAGTTAAGTTTACAACTTTGATATGATAAATTTCttagcaaattaaaaaaattggatttttgttttgttttaaccCTCTCGTTGGTCT from Trifolium pratense cultivar HEN17-A07 linkage group LG5, ARS_RC_1.1, whole genome shotgun sequence encodes:
- the LOC123883282 gene encoding NADPH-dependent oxidoreductase 2-alkenal reductase-like; its protein translation is MAQVSNKKVILNDYVSGFPKESDMNIVDSTITLKIPEGSNDVVLVKNLYLSCDPYMRTLMSNPEGSINPRAYTPQSPIAGYGVSKVLESTHKDYKEGDLVWGITNWEEYSLIPAAQIHFKIEHTDVPLSYYTGILGMPGMTAYSGFFEVGSPKKGESVFVSAASGAVGQLVGQFAKLHGCYVVGSAGSKEKVDLLKNKFGYDEAINYKEEQDLDAALKRHFPEGIDIYFENVGGKTLDAVLLNMKIHGRIPVCGMISQYNLTQHEGVTNLAHLIYKRIRMQGFVVVDYYHLYAKFLEFVLPHIREGKVVYVEDIAEGLEKGPAALVGIFKGQNVGKQVLVIARE